The following are encoded in a window of Pongo abelii isolate AG06213 chromosome 14, NHGRI_mPonAbe1-v2.0_pri, whole genome shotgun sequence genomic DNA:
- the FAM216B gene encoding protein FAM216B — MGQNWKRQQKLWNVPQLPFIRVPPSIYDTSLLKDLNQGQQRYFYSIMRIYNSRPQWEALQTRYIHSLQHQQLLGYITQREALSYALVLRDSTRRASAKIAPQRTIPRKTSAMTRRCPSVLPVSVVLPRAQSKRRQMLRN, encoded by the exons ATGGGACAAAACTGGAAAAGACAACAAAAGCTTTGGAATGTTCCACAACTTCCTTTCATTCGAGTTCCTCCCTCCATCTATGACACTTCCTTATTAAAg GACCTCAACCAAGGGCAACAGCGCTACTTTTACAGCATTATGAGGATTTACAACTCCAGGCCCCAGTGGGAGGCCCTGCAGACCCGCTACATTCACAGCCTTCAGCACCAACAGCTGCTTG GCTATATTACTCAACGGGAAGCCTTGTCTTATGCTCTTGTACTTAGAGATTCAACCAGGAGAGCCTCAGCCAAGATAGCTCCTCAAAGAACCATTCCCCGGAAAACTTCAGCCATGACAAGAAGATGTCCATCAGTACTACCTGTATCTGTGGTTCTACCTAGGGCCCAAAGTAAAAGGCGCCAAATGCTCAGGAACTGA